Below is a genomic region from Erigeron canadensis isolate Cc75 chromosome 7, C_canadensis_v1, whole genome shotgun sequence.
AGTTAGTGGAAATGGCAAAAGCATCATTAAAATACAACAAGCTAGTGTGGAGTAGAATTACGATAATACAGTAATTATACTATATGCATAGGTATGGCTGATTCTGTGAAGAGATTTGCAGACTGATTTTGTATTTTCTacgtattttaaaatttatatggcTTGGGTCCTATCAGTATTCATATGTGTCATCTATAGGATCTGAAAGCAGTTTTTCTCTAGATGGGCAATACAATGCACTCCCAGTCCCAAAATGAATGTAACATTTAGCTCAatttataactttaataaatgtcTTTAAATATTAGCCAAGCATTGTATTATTGTGTATGTAAAATATCATTCACAAGTATCTGAACATATAAATCTGAAGTTGTGTAAAGTAACCTTTATCAGCTTATCGTAGCCTGTATACTGAACAGAGGTTTCTGGAATTTGAACTTGGCtagtaaaattaaaatgtttGCCGTGTACACTTTTATGATTTTGACTACGGCATTTTTTCTTCCATTAAATATTTTGTGGTTGCTTCATAGTTCATACTCTTGGTGACTTCATTGACTCCTAAAAATATTTCAACCTTAACTTAACGGTGACATACCTTTTCACTTGTTGAAATTACAAAGGACATCTTGCTTATTGGTAGGTTAGGTGagaatttcaacccatttacttgtgACTAGCTCGATTTGGGTTGTGTTTATTTCAGAGGCATACAATCTCCTACTCGTGATGTTTTAAGACTaagattattattttgataatattgtCTGTGTATTCATAATTGAGACCTTAATtatttgaaaaactttttaaatatggacaaaaaaatgtttgtggTCAAATTAATCCTTCCAGCCAGTTTTGACCCATACTAAAAAGTAACATTTTAACCCCAAAACGTTTTGACCCTCAAAGCCCCGAGTCGCCCATCTTGTCACTTCTAGTAGGTTAGACAAGGACTGTTGCTTTACTTTGCAGTTGCAGTGTTATTCTTGAATTCGAGtctatttaaattttgtatagAGTTTTTGCGTAAGGAACTTTAACAGTTAAACTCActattactttatttatatagacGGTGGAATGGGGAAGGATGAGCATGTGTGATGCTGAGAGAAGACTTCTAGCCAACGCTTTGCTTGACATCTCAAACGAGTGGTTTGTACTCCTATCAGAAGCATGCATACCGCTTTACAATTTCAGCATTGTTTATCGTTACATATCAAGATCCAGGTTCAGCTTCATGGGTGCGATTGATGAGCTAGGCCCGTATGGCAGGGGTCGATATAATCCTAACATGTTACCCGAAGTCGACATTTCCCAATGGCGAAAAGGGTCTCAATGGTTTGAAACCAACAGAAATCTTGCGGTTGATATCATCAAAGATACCAAATTTTACCCCAAATTTGAGCAATTTTGTAGACCTGCTTGTTATGTTGATGAGCATTATTTCCCTACAATGCTCACAATCCAATCCCCACATTTATTGGCAAATAGGAGTCTTACTTATGTAGATTGGTCAAGGGGTGGTGCTCATCCGGCGACATTTGGGAAGAATGATATTACAAGgaactttttcaagaaaatctTAGAAGATCAAACTTGCATTTATAATAATCAACCAACTTCAGTTTGCTTTCTCTTTGCAAGAAAGTTTGCTCCAAGTGCTCTCGATGCATTGTTACAACATTCCTCTGAGTTCTTTGGCTACTAATTAACTGTATCTCTAGATAGCTTTTTTGCACTTGCAATCTTGCATGATAGATGATTAGATGGAACCTTACTAGGCATTATTGAACAGTTTATGGCTGAATAATAATGTTACATCCCTATGATGTAGTTGACAGTTGTATAATACAAAATGGGAGTGTACCCATCTGTTTATTAAGCTTTGATGCATTGTGTTTAGAGCCACTAGAGGTTGCAAAATGGGTGGATTGGGTAATGGGCCAGAATGAGTTGTGCTATCACTGGGTCAAAATTGGTGAGTTTTACCATTGAGTTAACATAAAATGGGCCTGGTCTGGTGacccaaaaacatttttctCTGTCCTTTTTTGAGTTTTGGTAAATTATTAGTGATGTATTAAATATGAAATGCAGCACTTTCAAATAATATGATGTTGAATGATATTTGACGCATTCAACCCATATTCACCTGTTCTAGCTGTAGACACTTTCTCGTAATTGACCTAATTGGCCTGGTAATCCGTTGGCAAATAAACAGCGTTTCCTAAACATATATCTTGATACAGCAAAAGTCAAACGTAGCAATGCGAGATTTTCGTTAAATGCCAACCCCAAATATGTTATATTCTGCTACTAAAGGAGAGTTTCTGGTCTTTGCCAGCTGACGAAACTGAGTCAAGAAACATTTACACGTATAAGGCTACTTTAATGGTATTTGACATTCACACCAAACTCAGGAGCTTATAACTCGGCTCAATGTAAGGCTACTTTTTTCGGTATGTAACACTCACTCCAATGCAGTTATATTTGGTGGTGACTACCTGCTAGATAGTCATTTGAATGCAATGGATGTTTAGTTGGTCGTTTAAAGAAAACAATATGCAGCTATTGTTGTTACATGTTGACAATTGGGTATGAACTTTTTGTATAAACATTTAGGCTCAGAACACTAAATATTACGAGTAGATGATAAGGTATGGAGTATCAAATCAAAATGTTGGATGAGAAGATTGAATATCAATACAGATATTTCTAACCATCAGTACCAAATGTTTATACGTGTTTGGTAGTagggaatcatagagaatggaaatgtaataaagaatggaaatagtgagaaagataatgagtatttggaaaaagaatgaattccgttgtttggtacccacagaaaatgaatatataaataataataattttttaaataataatacatttatttataacatcttaaaaagaaaaaagaattttttttctccattctcacccattctTTACAATTTGTAAAGAATAGggagaatgaaattgattcatctttcttcttttctttcttcattgcaaacaaacaagggaagtcttTCTCATTCCTTTTCTCTCATTTctattccatcataccaaacaccccagGGTGTTTTGGGATTGCTTTTTTGAAAGCTCTTCTCAGAGCCATACTAGTTTATACAAAAATGTGTTCATTGAAAGAGGGTGAtgcttattttctttaaaaaacaaGCAATAAGCAGATAAGCAAAAAAACAACCAATCCCAAACACCTTCTTAAAGAACTAAATATCTGTTTTAGTTTCCTTAACTCACgacaattaatttataaatgcGCAAATAATGAACCATGAAGTCGTATAACCAAGAAATCGCTGGAAATATATAAGCAAGTACACAGGCAGATGAACTTGAATAATCATATCGCTTTTATATACAGTAAAAGTCCAAGCATAATAAGCGTTCTGATCATGCACCTGTATAATAATCAAACCTAGATGGGCATATGGTCAATGCCATCAACTGTTTTATAAAGCTTATAATAGTCGTCTTGTTAGCAGGGAAGGATATAAACTGCTTGTAAATTAGACAATATAAGATACTAGTGACAACTTTCTTAAGTAAACACTTCACAATTCGTCATGTTTTTTTGGATGTTGACTTTGACTGAGGTACCTAACAGCCAAAGATGCTTGCAATGCAGCACCATAAGGAAGAATATCTTCATTAAGTTGAAAAAACGGGGAATGTAGTGATGCGGgttcttcatttttttcattattcattCCAATAAAGTAGAAATAACCAGGTATAACCTCTTGGTAGAAAGAAAAATCCTCTGCACCCATGAATGGTGCCGTTTCTTGAACATTATTGACACCTAGAACATCTCCtgcaacacctttgaagaactTGTGTAATCCCCCGTGATTTATTGTGGCAGGGTAAAAAGGTTTGTTCTTTGAGGAGAACTCTACGGTTGCATTACATCTATGTACACTTGCTTGCCCAACAATAACCTGTTTTTGAGATGTATTAGTTTCTAAAATAAGCAATTTATTACAACTCGAATGTCCATACTCGTGAATAGTAGCATATAGTTTGGGTACTcgtgttttttatatataagttagtTGTACCTTCTCTATTCGTTCCCTGAGTTGCATAAAACTTTCTTTAGAGAAAGCTCGAAATGTTCCACCGATGGTGACTGAATCCGGAATAACATTAAAAGCACCGCCTCCATGGAACATACCAACTGTAACAACctgaaagttttctttttttagtataAACTAACAATCCAGCATATCCAGAGGTAGCAAAATTTCCCAGCCAGGTAATTTGGGGTACAAACCAAAATGGGAAGGGCCAGCTGATCGATAAACATTGTCGCTTGGCATTTTCTTATTCTATAATTGcgttaaatatgattacaaatacCATAATAATCTTATCGAATAACATGACATACAAGGTTGAAAGCATTACAATAACCTTTTTTAGGAGACTTTTGGCCTTTTCGACCCGTTTCTTTTTACCTAGTGGCTTTTCTACAAACCATTTGATCCTTTCGAGTAAAACATAACCCAATTTAATCCATTGTCAAGTGttagggtcaaaattgccaccattTGTATCACATCATTATTAGAGGATTCAAAGTTACCTGAGAATCAAGTGGATCGGCTTCTCTTGACACAAGATGTTGTAAGCTGACAACAACATTTGAAGCTGCTAATACAGGGTCGATTGAATGATGAGGAATGGCGGCATGACCTCCTTTACCGGTTATAATGGCTTCAAAAAAGCCACTGGCTGCCAAAAGGGTGCCAGATCGGGAAAATACTTGACCAAATGGTTGCTCGGGATGGACATGTAAACCAAATATTGCCTCCACATTCTCAAGAGATCCACTATCCAATACTTGCTTTGCCCCACCACCGCCTTCCTCAGCCGGTTGAAAAACCAGAACTACTGTTCCCTGCCAACAGATAGACACAtatctttgatttatataaGAATATTAGATGTGGCAAAAAGGGAGGTTCAGATGATTCAAGTAATGGGTCCAAAAGGATTCGGATCAGAATGGGTAGTTTTACTGGGTCAGCGAGCACTTATCTGTCTTCTTTCTGTGTTCTGCAAATAACTAAAAGAAACTTGCTCACTGCCGcgttccgcgggttttgagtcccaatacctcgacggtgtatgagggaggttaagatgtagacagaccttacctctacttaagtagagaggctgcttccatatTCTACCTTAATGATAGAAAAGGCCCtctaacctttgcatgggatgaggattgaacccatgacctctgttttcaCTTTTCAGAGGCCAGGGTGTTCTGCAAATAACTCTTGTACTTAATATCAGTACAAGGCTATCAAATAATGATTTATTCCTTTTGAATGTTACCATTTCAGACACTGTAAGCATTTCAGGCAATATATAACCTGTAAATCACATTTGACCAGTTTCTATGTTTATACTTACCCATTAGGCCATTATATTCGTTATCAATAGATTACAACCCAACTGAGTGTTTCCATATTAACTCAGATTGCCATTTCCTCAGAACACACAAAATGCCTAAACATCATGTATCCATGTACACAAGAGCGAACGCACAAATGAGGTTGCGTATTGACCGCCATAGTTGAATATACCGTAGGGCTTAGTTTAGAAGGTTGTTACATGCATGCATGATTTGTATGTTAAACAGAATCACCTTGTGAATTAAATTTAACCCAATATAAACACCCTGAATATCCAAAATGAAGGAtgcagaaagaaaaaaaaaagaagaaaaactagCATACCTTCAAAATATGACTATGTGTTTTGAGAATCTTTGCAGCCCCAAGAAGCATAGTGACATGACCATCATGACCACAAGCATGCATCTTTCCCGGAACTTTACTCTTGTGTTCCCATTCCACCATTTCCTAATCACAAAAATCACAAACTTTTTAATACAGAGGTCATAACCATCAACAACTACAAACGAGTCGGGCATTTATtgagtaattcacctaaactCTATTCGAGCTTGATGAGTCAAAAATGATCAACTCTGCTTACAAATATGAAACATAACCAGTCGTGTTGAGTTTCTAAGAATTTGTGCTCAACTTTTTGTCAAACTTTTACAGCCCTATGTCTCTCTGTATGTGTTAACATGTATACACAATTGGCGTATACTTTTGGGTTAAACGGTTCCACAGACATTTTGAAGCTACTTTTAGTCTAGAATTCAGCTTGAAAGAGCAGCAAACACTAATCATTTACCATCCAAACACTTAAGTTAGCAATTCAAAACACCCCTTAATACACTCTCAAGTCTAAAAGATAGCTATATTGAATCAGGTTAGCCTGTTCAAGCTTAGTGTTATCACATTTGACTTTCACTACTCaaacatatcaaaaattcaaCACTCAAAAAGTCCAAACACACAATATATTTGTCAACAAAAAAGATGTAGAATTGTCCAACAGGCAGTTCCACGAAAAAGGTTTCGTATCCTTTATCTGCTATACAAGTAAGCAATAAGCACATAAACATTTAGATAAGCAGACAATACTTTAAAATTAACACTAACCATATAAGCACTTTAAGATAAGCAGTCAAACACTTTTGACTTCAACACTAGAACTTCTAAAAAAAGTCAACCTTTAAAAGTCAAAACACACAACAAAACATGTCAGGGGCCATAATGGATTAgttattcatttaaaaaaaaaaaaaacctgcaaaggaagagcatccatatcagcCCTTAATGCAACAAAAGGAGGATCACCAGATCCTATAAAACCAACAACACCTGTAACTGCAATTTCatgtttatcattattatatgtaATCCCCATTTTGTCCAATTCTTGTTTAATAATTTTACTTGTTTCAAATTCTTGATAACCCAGTTCTGGGTTCTCATGTATCTTTCTTCTTACCCCAACCATCCAACTAAAAATCTCATCTTTTTTTGCAAATTCTAGAAACTTTGTTGAGACCCCATTTGAGATTGCAGGTTTTACAAGTGAAATGATTAAAATAATGGATGCCCATTTGAAAagattcatttttttaaaagtagaaTTGTGTTTGTAGTAGTTGATAGATAATGTTATAATtgagttttgttataaaaatatgtttgacTGTTGAGTGATGAAGATGACTCTGTCTGAATGAATTTGATcattcatttggtttttatatagtGAATATGGTTGATAGCTAATACAAATATTTCCACTCGGACCGGGAGAAAAAACAAACTCGTaacaaagttatataaaaaagttttaagtaaaaaagataaggcaaaaacaaaaaaaacactttCATGACGATAATTTAATAgataaaagttatgtggtgagaataagaaaaaaatcttaaaaaccacaaattatgtggtaaaaagtaaaaaaaacaaaactttagtGGGAAAGGGaaaaaacttaaacttgaaaatataTTCTGTTAAGTACCTCTTTTGCAATTACCGTTAGTTAGCCAAGCAACACCTAATGTTAATTATTTTGGTTATGCAAGAGCTAGTTGTACCTTATGCATTGACgggagtacttttagctacaatACTCCCCCCTTAGTAGCTGACATTAAATtttagagtatatatatatatatatataattacgtAGTCAAGTGATATTACGTACTCAGTTGATACTCAAACGAATATATAGTTACCAAACTCTTTACTTTTGAGTTTTTCCTACAATTATCTCGTTTGACTAGAAGTTTTTATGAAAACAATCTCTTCATCCCTTAATAGAGGCAAAACATTCTACATCTCAACTACCTCATATGAATATACAGGGATCGGgtcatgttgttgttgttgctctGAGTGAGGAATGATGTATATTTATAACCATTAttctttttaaaagaattataaaaagttattaatttgtttttaatgaaTGAATTTAATTAAACCCtaatcttctaaaatatttttagtttttcattacAATCATTAcatcaattaaatttataacaacGTAAAGTAATTTACGCCATCACTATCATCAATAATTGTCGCCGTTATCATCAATAGTCTCTCGCCATTACTAGAAGGGAACAAAGTTTTTGACTTTATATGCTAGTCGAAGATATTAACACAAATAACTTAAGGGGGGAGAGCCTGATCTGTAAGAAAATACAAGCCACATTAACGGTTCATGATAATAAGTAAAAACGGGTGGACTGCTATTTATATTTTGGTAGGAATAtccataatttatttatttatttcttatatataaaaaaagccAGAATACGATCACCTGGAATATCACTAAGAAGTTCTTACGTGAAAAAAGCTTTAACTGCTATTTACGGGTTCATCCTTAGTTTCTTTTGACCTTTGACATCAACCATTATGTTAAAACTTACAAGTAGTATTATGGTAATTGAATTTTAGTTTAACAGTGTTTAGTTCAGGTTATATATCCAGGttctaggtaaaataaaacaagtattaatataaaacaaataaaacattaagttttttttcactgaaaattATGATACATCATAAAATTATtgtacatcaatatatatacatgtgctGCGTGAATCTTGGTGCATCAATTTtaccatgatctaaaggtcaagattttgtcttatttattttactttaatacttgttctACAATAACCGACCCCTATATATCCATTCAATAACTGTCTATggtaaaaatacatttttatgaaTAACGAAGCTTTTCATTCTTACATGCTTATAACTTGtcatctttatattaaataaaataaaattgttatgacatcacattttacaaaaataactaatttgtcACCTccaaattttttcttaaaattagttcttttttatttaatttatttattatgtcaaAAACACATTCCTAAttaaagtttatttcattttaatttt
It encodes:
- the LOC122608330 gene encoding IAA-amino acid hydrolase ILR1-like 4 — encoded protein: MNLFKWASIILIISLVKPAISNGVSTKFLEFAKKDEIFSWMVGVRRKIHENPELGYQEFETSKIIKQELDKMGITYNNDKHEIAVTGVVGFIGSGDPPFVALRADMDALPLQEMVEWEHKSKVPGKMHACGHDGHVTMLLGAAKILKTHSHILKGTVVLVFQPAEEGGGGAKQVLDSGSLENVEAIFGLHVHPEQPFGQVFSRSGTLLAASGFFEAIITGKGGHAAIPHHSIDPVLAASNVVVSLQHLVSREADPLDSQVVTVGMFHGGGAFNVIPDSVTIGGTFRAFSKESFMQLRERIEKVIVGQASVHRCNATVEFSSKNKPFYPATINHGGLHKFFKGVAGDVLGVNNVQETAPFMGAEDFSFYQEVIPGYFYFIGMNNEKNEEPASLHSPFFQLNEDILPYGAALQASLAVRYLSQSQHPKKHDEL
- the LOC122607647 gene encoding glycosyltransferase BC10-like; the encoded protein is MQSRLVTMEEGKDSIKTNQTRVFPFKLLRFMLVLLVIGIVLSIISIRMNRNMGIRNMVPRIITQPCFEQPLSLQSLIRPPLSYMHSLNDSELLWRASFVPQITEYPFKRIPKIAFMFLTRGPLPMSPLWEKFFDGNEGLYSIYVHSLPHYQPNFTTSSVFYGKQVPCQTVEWGRMSMCDAERRLLANALLDISNEWFVLLSEACIPLYNFSIVYRYISRSRFSFMGAIDELGPYGRGRYNPNMLPEVDISQWRKGSQWFETNRNLAVDIIKDTKFYPKFEQFCRPACYVDEHYFPTMLTIQSPHLLANRSLTYVDWSRGGAHPATFGKNDITRNFFKKILEDQTCIYNNQPTSVCFLFARKFAPSALDALLQHSSEFFGY